atgacaatCAGAACATAATTCAAAAGTTAGAGTCAAGCAAAACCTGGATATTTGATTCGTTAAGCTCTATGAGatgacattttttataacttctgCACCAAACAAAGAAGGAATAAGTTACTGCTACGACACCGgcttttcaaaattattctttgaaacaacaaatatttaaagttatGCACAATCAACATTACGTTAATATatattgtgttatatatattgtGTGCAGCATCAAAACACTCCAGTCTCCACCAACACAGCTGACATTTTTAAGCAGGCATAACATACCAATGCCAAAAAATGGTGGATATCATCTTCTGTTAATACAGTTTCTATACACATTCTGAAAACCATCCACTTcaattatctaaatttttttatttttaaaaaatgcatATAGGCATACAAACAATGATGGTCCATACAAAATTTTCACATCAAAGTATAAGATTCAACAAAGAATACCCAAGTATGGTGACCCTAGATTCTTATATTTCCAATTTTCCTTGAGACTGACAGCCTAAACGTATGAATACAAAATTCCATCGTATCTCGTATACTAGACCGAACATAGCTATGCACAACACGTCCACCCAGTTCAAAGGAGAGATTTCTTGAAGGATAAAACTTAGATGTAGTGCAGGTTTTCTTCGTAGTGTTCTCTAATCAAGAGAAATTTCACCTCTGTAATCCATGTATTAAAGGTTTGTATTAAAGCCAACATAAACCAGCCATGAAATACGACATGAAATATTCCAACTCTAATTGGAGTACAGCACTAAAAGAAACCAGggaactataaataaaattcgtCCTCTACTGACCTCTTTAACCAATAAACTTTGCATAGGAACTACTTTAGTCTACCTGACAGACCAACTGTCTAGTCCAGAGCCCAGAAGTATAAACACAAGTATCTGGGTTTCAAAACTCTTCCTCCCGTACCAGAGGACAGAATTAGTTTTCGGTGCCTTGTTCTTGTTCACCCAAAatgcattgcacataatcaTCAAATCCCAGCAACTCGCTAGCCTTGCAATTCGTCATTCCCAAATCACCACCAATCAGACCCATTTGATTCATCAACCAAATGTTCCTCCCACTCACAGGCAACGATCCCCAACCAATCAACTTCCCAACACCCTTGGAACTCAAAACCCCTTTCGCAACCCTAATCCTCGCATCCCTAAAGGGAACCAAACACTTCTCCCTGGCGAAGCCAGCACATTTATCCTTAGCCACGGCGAAACAATCCGCCATCTCCCGCACTTCGCACTCCTCCCGTTCCTTCAGATCGTGAAGTGTGAGGCCCGCCAGAGCCTTCCACCACGTAGGCTTACAGTTCCTGGAAGCGCTCACAGCGCATCCGATCCTCGCCCCCTCCTCGCACTGCTCAACGATTTTGCGCTCACAGGCGAGGAACGAAGATGCCCACGCGCGCGAATCCCTAAAAGCGAGCACGTACGGTCCATCCGACGGCTCGACGGAGGGACCCGCCGGTAATGGCCCCCGAAGTAAGGGAACGGGGCGGTCGAATTCGATAACGGTTGAAGAAGGTGAGTAGTCGACGGCATTGTCGGGGGGCGATGCATCCATTATTGCTAGTTAGGGTTTTAGGGGCTTAGGGTTAATCGCTTGAAAACTCGAAAAGCTAATGAGTGCTTAGCAGAGAAGCGGAATTGAGAGGTGAAAGTAAATCCAGAAGAAAATTCAAAGGTCGACCAGAAAGTTCCCTGAGCAAATTCTCGACGGAGAAAAGGCCGCAACACAGTGCCGTCCGCCGCCACGCCGCTGCCCTCGTTAACCGATcttacatttcaaaattttcgTAATCATAGTCGCGTACGAGGGTATAAAATAACGGCGTCTTGCCAAGAGTAaacaatgaaatataattattaggtttaatatgttatttggtcctacttttatgggtttggttcaaaatcatcctacattttaaaaaagttcagtaaGGTCCCATAGttcgttaaaaaatgttcattctGATCCTTTTCGCTGACgtagttaaaaatttaacgGTGCTAATGCCATTTTGGCCAAACGTGAATGAGCTggaatgttttataaatatgtgtcattacactgtgtaaatatttaaatatgatgtAAGGTCATGATTTCCCT
The sequence above is drawn from the Vigna radiata var. radiata cultivar VC1973A chromosome 3, Vradiata_ver6, whole genome shotgun sequence genome and encodes:
- the LOC106757625 gene encoding uncharacterized protein LOC106757625 yields the protein MDASPPDNAVDYSPSSTVIEFDRPVPLLRGPLPAGPSVEPSDGPYVLAFRDSRAWASSFLACERKIVEQCEEGARIGCAVSASRNCKPTWWKALAGLTLHDLKEREECEVREMADCFAVAKDKCAGFAREKCLVPFRDARIRVAKGVLSSKGVGKLIGWGSLPVSGRNIWLMNQMGLIGGDLGMTNCKASELLGFDDYVQCILGEQEQGTEN